Genomic DNA from Pelmatolapia mariae isolate MD_Pm_ZW unplaced genomic scaffold, Pm_UMD_F_2 NODE_ptg000617l+_length_53559_cov_1, whole genome shotgun sequence:
cacatcgtttctgggacaccactcagacaaccagcaatttaaggagaacatgcggctaaacatgtcactcctggtctgattggggaggggaccagagaaaactacagagtccaaCATTGTTTTGGcgaagttacacaccgattcaatattgattttagtgatctccgattggcgtaaccgggtgtcattactgccgacgtaaattatgattttactgaattttatGAATTTACGTTTATCCTTTAGACAGCAATTTTAACTTTCCCTCAATGTCACCTGCTCTGGCctctggaagacaattgactatggttgcagGTGtgtctagcttcacatgtctgagaacagaatcaccaattaccagagtttgacccccagTCGGTgcgtcgccgagtggggaaaaatggttagacacatgaacaggttggtggtgtacctggggcttctgtttaagactatgcttccttcTCACAATCACCCAGCTGCcttctttccccagctgcttggggtctgccggggaacagctagcggggcctacgctatcttcagctgcaccagctacaggggcctggctagctacgggtgaatgaagggtgtgAAGCCGaatctccaattcagtaatcctggcctccagagctgcaaatatgctacatttgttacaagtatcattactgctaaaggaggccgaggaatAACTAAACATCttacacaatgagcaggaaagcgCAGGAGGGACAGGTAAAGAGGCCATGATGCTAACGCGCTGGCTACGAGCTAAACTAGCTAAACAGTGAAGACACAATGAGTAAATATTTTGGCTATAAATCAGGTAGCGAGTACACAGAGAGTGTGCTTCAGATGAAGCATGTGAAGaatgttgggtctgtgtttccacatgcgccgctagtttagagacttaaTCCCgtgaaggaaaaacacaagGCAACAGCGGTCGATCGATTTACTTTACACCAGTTACTCTTAGAACTGAAAAAGCTTCTCGGCTgtaacgtcttcaagaaactcaaagaagtccagacgctttgaCGCTTGTATCTCTCTTTTCAAACATGACATTTAAAGtgaattttgaataaataaataaatgcttttcttttctttctcattttagAGTGCAGACATGTCTGCTGCCAGCAATCTGCGATCTGAAGATCAGTTTCTCTGCTCCATCTGTCTGGATGTGTTCACTGATCCAGTCACTACATCATGTGGACACAACTTCTGCAAAATCTGCATCAGTCAGCACTGGGACATGAGTCAGAGCTGTCAGTGTCCCATGTGTAAAGAGACTTTCTACACTAGACCTCAGCTGAGGGTCAACACCTTCATCTCTGAGATGGTTGCTCAGTTCAGACGTGAAGctcagcagaaagccagcagCTGCAGCTCAGAGCAACAAGGTGCCAAACCAGGAGAAGTTCCCTGTGACGTCTGCACTGGAACCAGACTGAAGGCCCTGAAGTCCTGCCTGGTGTGTCAGACCTCCTACTGTCAGACTCACCTGGAGCCTCATCTGACAGTGAAAGGCctgaaaagacatcagctgattgATGCTGTGGAGAACCTGGAAGGCAGGATGTGTACGAAGCACGATAAACTCCTGGAGCTGTTCTGTAAGACCGACCAgacatgtgtctgtgtgatctGCTCTGTTTTAGACCACAAGAACCACGAGTTTGTTCCTCTGAGAGAAGAATATGAAGGAAAGaaggcagagctggagaagacAGAGGCTGAGATTCAGCAGATGATCCAGAAGAGACGACTGAAGATTCAGGAGATCACAGAGTCGGTGAAGATGAGTAAAgatgctgcagacagacagaaagcagaaggtgCTCAGGTCTTCACTGCTCTGATGGAGTCTGTTGAGAGACACCTGAAGGAGCTCATAAAGGAGAtcgaagacaaacaggaaactaCAAAGAAACAGGCTGAAGGTCTCATCAAAGATGTGGAAAAGGAAATCTCTGAGCTGATGGAGAGAAGCTCTgaggtggagcagctctcacgctctgaagaccacctccacctcctccaaagcTTCTCGTCCATGAAAACTGCTCCACCGACCAAGGACTGgacagaggtcagagttcatcCACCATCATATGAGGGGACTGTGGGGAGAGCTGTGGCTCAGCTGGAGGAGACAGTCTGGAAACccatgaagaagaagctgtttgaGGCTGAGCTGCAGAGGGTGCAGCAGTATGAGGTGGATGTGACTCTGGATCCTGATACAGCTCATCCTGATCTCATCCTGTCTGATGATGGAAAACAAGTGTATCATAGTGATGTGAGAAAGAATCGTCCAGACAACCCAGAGAGATTTTCTTACTATGGTATTGTTTTAGGAGAGCAGAGTTTCTCTTCAGGCAGATTTTACTTTGAGGTTCAGGTTAAAGGAAAGACTAAATGGGATTTAGGAGTGGCCACAGAGTCAATCAACAGGAAGGGAGAAATCACACTGAGACCTCAGGATGGTTTCTGGACTGTGGTGCAGAGAAATGGAAATGAGTACAAAGCTCTTGCTGGTCCTTCAGTCCCCCTCTATCTTCAGCCTGGTCCTAAGAAGGTGGGGGTGTTTGTGGATTATGAGGAGGGTCTGGTCTCCTTTTATGATGTaggtgctgcagctctgatctaCTCCTTTACTGGCTGCTCCTTCACTCACAAACTCCACCCATACTTCTGTCCCTGTAACAATGATGGTGGTAAAAACTCTGCACCTCTGATCATCTGTCCTGTCAATCAAACTGAGTCGATCAATGACTGATTTTATTTGATGACCTGATTGATTTTTCTTGAAGGGAAAAAATGAACATGTTTAGTGTAAATCCTCTACAGTCTCCATGTTTTCTATAGAATCTGATAATCGGGGACTGTGATTCACATTTTGATCTGATTCTCATTGAATTTTatgcaagcagaagaaaagttgaatcATGAAATGTTCCCACTAATGGAAACTCAAGCTGAAGAGCAAATATCAGAGAATAAATGTCAAAAAGCTTCATTTCACAATGAAGTTTGTTAAATGCTTTGAGTGAATACAGAATCACGTGTGGGTGTTATAGAGAGCGTCCTCCCtataaaaactgacaaaaacattagtgtccgttgtgcatgggaagaaaacttctgtttacagcaaaaaaaaaacccttaacttccaagcaagcacagagtgcgctacgacgtaatgggaaattcacagagaaactcgtggattcttccactgaccgctgtggcacacctgcaccaAGGCAAACAtccgcctaccccactcctgctttacaggtgaaaatagagcaacaggaaggctagtctttgattttatttattttctgctctgttttacttgcatccatttgaaagactgagtgtaaaaacaaaaaaaatattttattttatgtgctggaatgtgcagaaaataggtttaaatgttaaacaaatgtcttccagtcagagaatgttgcatataatatattttttgcttgatgcataaagttaaaagctaaaactaataaaacaagttttaaaaagagagttttccatttgattacattttgtatgatggattatgcagaaaaagtagaattgagatgaaagatctatcgctttatcacctattcaggttgtaaatcatgtttttcaaaagtaactaagtaactaagtaactaagtaattaaatacttttgaaaataagtaatcagtaaagtaacaggattacttttggggggaagtaatcagtaattagttactgattacttttttcaagtaacttgaccaactcTACAGATGACTGAGCACAACCAACACAGTAAAAAtggcacagaaacacacaaaaggaggaagaggaggaaggcttCTCTTCATCCTTCCTGCCATCATTAATGAAGTTTAGCTGACAGACAGTATCTGAGAAAAATGATCAGGGATATCATTACAAATATTTATAATGCTGTtattgattcaattcaattttatttatataacaccaaatcacaacaaaagtcgcctcaaggtgctttatattgtacagtagatacagagaaaagcccaacaatcatatgaccccctatgagaaagaaatttggcaacagtgggaaggaaaaactcccttttaacaggaagaaacctccggcagatccaggctcagggaggggcggggccatctgctgcgaccggttggggtgagagaaggaaaacaggataaagacatgctgtggaagagagacagagattaataacagatatgattcaatgcagagaggtctattaacacatagtgagtgagaaaggtgactggaaaggaaaaactcaatgcatcatgggaatctccggcagcctacgtctattgcagcataactaagggaggattcagggtcacctgatccagccctaactatatgttttagcaaaaaggaaagttttaagcctaatcttgaaagtagagatagtgtctgtctcccgaatccaaactggaagctggttccacagaagaggggcctgaaaactgaaggctcttcctcccattctacttttaaatactctaggaacaacaagtaagcctgcagtgcgagagcgaagtgctctaatagggtgatatggcactacaaggtcattaagataagatgaccatgacctttctagtccctgtcaggactcttgctgcagcattttggattaactgaatgcttttcagtttttggacatcctgataataacgaattgcagtagtccagcctggaagtaataaatgcatgaactactttttcagcgtcactctgagacaggatatttctaattttagagatgttgcgcaaatggaagaaagcagtcttacatatttgtttaatatgtacgTTGAAGGACAtttcttggtcaaaaatgactccaaggttcctcacagcgttactggaggccaaggtaatgccatccagagtaagaatctggttagataccatatttctaggattttcagggccgagtacaataacctcagttttatctgaattaagaagcagaaagttggcGGCCATCctggtctttatgtctttaaggcattcctgcagtttaactaattggtgtgtgttatctggcttcatggatagatagagctgcgtgtcatctgcatagcagtgaaaatttatgctatgtcttctaatgatgctgcctaagggaagcatgtataatgtaaacagaattggtcctagcactgaaccctgtggaacatcATAATTGACCATAGTGTGtaaagaggactctccatttacatgtacaaattggagtctattagatagatatgatacaaaccactgcagtgcagtacctgtaatacctacagcatgttctaatcgctttAATAGGATactatggtcaacagtatcgaacgcagcactgaggtctagcacgACAatcacagagatgagtccactgtcagaggccataagaagatcatttgtaaccttcactaaagctgtttctgtcctgtgatgagctctgaaacctgactgaaactcttcaaataagccattcctctgcagatgatcagttagctgtttgacaactactctttcaaggatttttgatatgaaaggaaggttggagattggcctataattagctaagacagctgggtctagagatggctttttgagtaaaggtttaactacagccagttTGAAGGcatgtggtacatagccgattattagagataggttgatcatatttaagattgaagaattaattaatggcaggacttctttgagcagttttgtaggaatggggtctaaaagacacgttgatggtttggaggaagtaattattgaagttaagaaaaagagtctaacttaacattgatgttactaaaagtagctgcagataatattacatctgtgggatggtAATTTtgtggtaattttttctctaataataaaaattttatgtgtgaagaagttcatgaagtcattactagttaacgttaaagggatggttggctcgatagagctctgactttttgtcagcctggctacagtgctgaagagaaacctggggttgttcttattttcttcaatcagtgacgaatagtaagatgttctggctttgcgaagggctttcttataaagcagcaaactatttctccacgctaaatgatgatcctctaaatttgtgacacgccatttcctctccagcttatgagttatctgctttaggctacgtgtttgagaattataccacagaGTCAGGTACTTtggatttgagaccttagttttcacaggagctacagtatccagagtcatacgtagtgaggaggtaaaattattaacaagatagtcgacctctgttggagtagcgttcagatagctgctctgctctatgttggtacagggcattgaagatgataacagtgggtggattatattcttaaacttagttacagcactttcagaaagacatctactgtgataaagtctactctccactgctgtgtaatcagttattgtaaatgtaaat
This window encodes:
- the LOC134623393 gene encoding E3 ubiquitin-protein ligase TRIM39-like; translated protein: MSAASNLRSEDQFLCSICLDVFTDPVTTSCGHNFCKICISQHWDMSQSCQCPMCKETFYTRPQLRVNTFISEMVAQFRREAQQKASSCSSEQQGAKPGEVPCDVCTGTRLKALKSCLVCQTSYCQTHLEPHLTVKGLKRHQLIDAVENLEGRMCTKHDKLLELFCKTDQTCVCVICSVLDHKNHEFVPLREEYEGKKAELEKTEAEIQQMIQKRRLKIQEITESVKMSKDAADRQKAEGAQVFTALMESVERHLKELIKEIEDKQETTKKQAEGLIKDVEKEISELMERSSEVEQLSRSEDHLHLLQSFSSMKTAPPTKDWTEVRVHPPSYEGTVGRAVAQLEETVWKPMKKKLFEAELQRVQQYEVDVTLDPDTAHPDLILSDDGKQVYHSDVRKNRPDNPERFSYYGIVLGEQSFSSGRFYFEVQVKGKTKWDLGVATESINRKGEITLRPQDGFWTVVQRNGNEYKALAGPSVPLYLQPGPKKVGVFVDYEEGLVSFYDVGAAALIYSFTGCSFTHKLHPYFCPCNNDGGKNSAPLIICPVNQTESIND